One Clavibacter zhangzhiyongii genomic region harbors:
- the araA gene encoding L-arabinose isomerase, with protein MTRITTSLDHYEVWFLTGSQNLYGEETLQQVAEQSQEIARQLEEASDVPVRVVWKPVLKDSDSIRRMALEANASDRTIGLIAWMHTFSPAKMWIQGLDALQKPFLHLHTQANVALPWSTIDMDFMNLNQAAHGDREFGYIQSRLGVTRKTVVGHVSTEAVRQGIATWMRAAAGWAAVHELKVARFGDNMRNVAVTEGDKTEAELKFGVSVNTWGVNDLVERVDAATDAEIDALVDEYERLYDIAPELQRGAERHESLRYGAAIEVGLRSFLEEGGFGAFTTSFEDLGGLRQLPGLAVQRLMAEGYGFGAEGDWKTAVLIRAAKVMGAGLPGGASLMEDYTYHLVPGEEKILGAHMLEICPTLTTSRPSLEIHPLGIGGREDPVRLVFDTDPGPAVVVAMSDMRDRFRIVANVVEVVPLDEPLPNLPVARAVWKPAPDLATSAAAWLTAGAAHHTVMSTQVGVEVFEDFAEIARTELLVIDEDTTLKGFTKEVRWNQAYHRLAQGL; from the coding sequence GTGACCCGCATCACCACGTCCCTCGACCACTACGAGGTCTGGTTCCTCACCGGCAGCCAGAACCTCTACGGCGAGGAGACGCTGCAGCAGGTCGCCGAGCAGTCGCAGGAGATCGCCCGGCAGCTGGAGGAGGCGTCGGACGTGCCCGTGCGCGTCGTGTGGAAGCCCGTCCTCAAGGACTCCGACAGCATCCGCCGCATGGCCCTCGAGGCCAACGCGAGCGACCGCACCATCGGCCTCATCGCGTGGATGCACACGTTCAGCCCCGCGAAGATGTGGATCCAGGGCCTCGACGCCCTGCAGAAGCCCTTCCTCCACCTGCACACCCAGGCCAACGTCGCGCTCCCGTGGAGCACCATCGACATGGACTTCATGAACCTGAACCAGGCCGCGCACGGCGACCGCGAGTTCGGCTACATCCAGTCGCGCCTCGGCGTCACCCGCAAGACCGTAGTCGGCCACGTGAGCACGGAGGCCGTCCGCCAGGGCATCGCCACGTGGATGCGCGCCGCCGCCGGCTGGGCCGCCGTGCACGAGCTGAAGGTCGCCCGCTTCGGCGACAACATGCGCAACGTCGCGGTCACCGAGGGCGACAAGACCGAGGCCGAGCTCAAGTTCGGCGTCAGCGTCAACACCTGGGGCGTCAACGACCTCGTCGAGCGCGTGGACGCGGCGACCGACGCCGAGATCGACGCGCTGGTCGACGAGTACGAGCGCCTCTACGACATCGCCCCGGAGCTGCAGCGCGGCGCCGAGCGCCACGAGTCGCTCCGCTACGGCGCGGCCATCGAGGTCGGGCTCCGCTCGTTCCTGGAGGAGGGCGGCTTCGGCGCCTTCACCACGAGCTTCGAGGACCTCGGCGGCCTCCGCCAGCTCCCCGGCCTCGCCGTCCAGCGGCTCATGGCCGAGGGCTACGGCTTCGGCGCCGAGGGCGACTGGAAGACGGCGGTGCTCATCCGCGCGGCCAAGGTCATGGGCGCGGGCCTCCCCGGGGGCGCGAGCCTCATGGAGGACTACACGTACCACCTCGTCCCCGGCGAGGAGAAGATCCTGGGCGCGCACATGCTCGAGATCTGCCCCACCCTCACCACGAGCCGGCCGAGCCTCGAGATCCACCCGCTCGGCATCGGGGGCCGCGAGGACCCCGTGCGCCTCGTCTTCGACACCGACCCCGGCCCCGCGGTCGTCGTCGCCATGTCGGACATGCGCGACCGCTTCCGCATCGTCGCGAACGTCGTGGAGGTCGTGCCGCTCGACGAGCCGCTCCCGAACCTGCCCGTCGCCCGTGCCGTGTGGAAGCCCGCGCCGGATCTCGCGACGAGCGCCGCGGCCTGGCTCACGGCCGGCGCCGCCCACCACACGGTCATGAGCACGCAGGTCGGCGTCGAGGTCTTCGAGGACTTCGCCGAGATCGCGCGCACCGAGCTCCTCGTCATCGACGAGGACACGACCCTCAAGGGTTTCACCAAGGAAGTCCGCTGGAACCAGGCGTACCACCGCCTGGCCCAGGGCCTGTAA
- a CDS encoding sugar-binding protein, with translation MKMKKVLVGIAATSIAVSLAACSSGSGGRGGSAGGAEDNKGALVGVAMPTKTSERWVDDGNNVNDQLTKLGYKVDLQYANDKVQDQISQIETMLNKGAKALIVASIDGTALTQVLKTAADDGVKVIAYDRLINGTEDVDFYTTFDNQQVGVLQGNSLLQGLGLVDADGKKTDSTEKKTIEVFAGSPDDNNAQFFYDGAMSVLKPFLDSGQITIGSGQQDFSQVAIQQWKQEGAQARMENLLSGSYPGGAKPDGILSPYDGLSRGIIQALTSAGVATDAMPIITGQDGEKASDKLILDGVQYSTIFKDTRLLGKEAVTMVDDLLTGGTPDAPDSYNNKVKDVPTKQFAPVTVTKDNLVEVIVDSGYYTQDEIDKGE, from the coding sequence GTGAAGATGAAGAAGGTCCTCGTCGGCATCGCCGCCACGAGCATCGCCGTCTCGCTCGCCGCCTGCTCCAGCGGCAGCGGAGGCCGCGGCGGCAGCGCCGGCGGCGCTGAGGACAACAAGGGCGCCCTCGTCGGCGTCGCCATGCCCACCAAGACGAGCGAGCGCTGGGTCGACGACGGCAACAACGTCAACGACCAGCTCACCAAGCTCGGCTACAAGGTCGACCTGCAGTACGCGAACGACAAGGTGCAGGACCAGATCTCGCAGATCGAGACCATGCTCAACAAGGGCGCCAAGGCGCTCATCGTCGCGTCGATCGACGGCACCGCGCTGACCCAGGTCCTCAAGACCGCGGCCGACGACGGCGTCAAGGTCATCGCGTACGACCGCCTGATCAACGGCACCGAGGACGTCGACTTCTACACGACGTTCGACAACCAGCAGGTCGGCGTGCTCCAGGGCAACTCCCTCCTGCAGGGCCTCGGCCTCGTCGACGCCGACGGCAAGAAGACGGACAGCACCGAGAAGAAGACCATCGAGGTCTTCGCGGGCAGCCCCGACGACAACAACGCGCAGTTCTTCTACGACGGCGCGATGAGCGTCCTGAAGCCCTTCCTCGACTCCGGCCAGATCACCATCGGCTCGGGCCAGCAGGACTTCAGCCAGGTCGCGATCCAGCAGTGGAAGCAGGAGGGCGCCCAGGCCCGCATGGAGAACCTGCTCTCGGGCTCGTACCCGGGCGGCGCCAAGCCGGACGGCATCCTGTCGCCCTACGACGGCCTGTCGCGCGGCATCATCCAGGCCCTGACCTCGGCCGGCGTCGCCACCGACGCCATGCCGATCATCACCGGCCAGGACGGCGAGAAGGCGTCCGACAAGCTGATCCTCGACGGCGTCCAGTACTCGACGATCTTCAAGGACACGCGCCTGCTCGGCAAGGAGGCCGTCACGATGGTCGACGACCTGCTCACCGGCGGCACCCCGGACGCGCCCGACTCCTACAACAACAAGGTCAAGGACGTCCCGACCAAGCAGTTCGCCCCCGTGACCGTGACGAAGGACAACCTCGTCGAGGTCATCGTGGACAGCGGCTACTACACGCAGGACGAGATCGACAAGGGCGAGTAG
- the mmsA gene encoding multiple monosaccharide ABC transporter ATP-binding protein yields the protein MANHILEMRGITKTFPGVKALQDVTLEVTRGTCHAICGENGAGKSTLMKVLSGVYPAGSYDGDIVLEDQVVKFSSIRDSEKSGVVIIHQELALSPYLSIAENIFLGNEISKGGFIDWNATNVEAAKLLARVGLSDNPATKIADIGVGKQQLVEIAKALSKEVKLLILDEPTAALNDEDSAHLLDLIKHLKGQGITSIIISHKLNEIKAIADAVTIIRDGKTIETLDLGRDAISEERIIKGMVGRDLQSRYPDRTPDIGEEVLRIEDWTVHHPQEHSRVIVDHANLNVRAGEVVGIAGLMGAGRTELAMSVFGRSYGANISGKLYKRGKEITARTVGEAIRNGLAYATEDRKHYGLNLIDDIKRNVSGAALDKLAKAGWVDANQEYVVADGYRKSMNIKAPSVGAITGKLSGGNQQKVVLSKWMFSDPDVLILDEPTRGIDVGAKYEIYTIINALAAQGKAVIVISSELPELLGICDRIYALSAGRITGQLPISEATPESLMTYMTKEKE from the coding sequence ATGGCCAACCACATTCTCGAGATGCGCGGCATCACCAAGACGTTCCCCGGCGTCAAGGCGCTGCAGGACGTCACTCTCGAGGTCACGCGCGGCACGTGCCACGCGATCTGCGGCGAGAACGGCGCGGGCAAGTCGACCCTGATGAAGGTCCTCTCGGGCGTCTACCCGGCCGGCTCCTACGACGGCGACATCGTCCTCGAGGACCAGGTCGTCAAGTTCTCCAGCATCCGCGACAGCGAGAAGTCGGGCGTGGTGATCATCCACCAGGAGCTCGCGCTCAGTCCCTACCTCTCCATCGCGGAGAACATCTTCCTCGGCAACGAGATCTCCAAGGGCGGCTTCATCGACTGGAACGCCACCAACGTGGAGGCCGCGAAGCTCCTCGCCCGCGTCGGGCTGAGCGACAACCCGGCCACCAAGATCGCCGACATCGGCGTGGGCAAGCAGCAGCTCGTGGAGATCGCGAAGGCCCTCTCCAAGGAGGTGAAGCTCCTCATCCTCGACGAGCCCACCGCGGCGCTCAACGACGAGGACTCGGCCCACCTGCTCGACCTGATCAAGCACCTGAAGGGCCAGGGCATCACGAGCATCATCATCAGCCACAAGCTGAACGAGATCAAGGCGATCGCCGACGCCGTGACGATCATCCGCGACGGCAAGACCATCGAGACCCTCGACCTCGGGCGCGACGCCATCAGCGAGGAGCGCATCATCAAGGGCATGGTCGGCCGCGACCTCCAGAGCCGCTACCCCGACCGCACCCCGGACATCGGCGAGGAGGTGCTCCGCATCGAGGACTGGACGGTCCACCACCCGCAGGAGCACTCCCGCGTCATCGTCGACCACGCGAACCTCAACGTCCGCGCGGGCGAGGTCGTCGGCATCGCCGGCCTCATGGGCGCGGGTCGCACCGAGCTCGCGATGAGCGTCTTCGGCCGCTCCTACGGCGCCAACATCTCCGGCAAGCTCTACAAGCGCGGCAAGGAGATCACGGCCCGCACGGTGGGCGAGGCCATCAGGAACGGCCTCGCGTACGCCACCGAGGACCGCAAGCACTACGGCCTCAACCTCATCGACGACATCAAGCGCAACGTCTCCGGCGCCGCGCTCGACAAGCTGGCGAAGGCCGGCTGGGTCGACGCCAACCAGGAGTACGTGGTGGCCGACGGCTACCGGAAGTCGATGAACATCAAGGCCCCGAGCGTGGGCGCCATCACCGGGAAGCTCTCCGGCGGCAACCAGCAGAAGGTCGTCCTCTCCAAGTGGATGTTCTCCGACCCGGACGTGCTGATCCTCGACGAGCCCACCCGCGGCATCGACGTCGGCGCCAAGTACGAGATCTACACGATCATCAACGCGCTCGCCGCGCAGGGGAAGGCCGTGATCGTGATCTCCAGCGAGCTGCCCGAGCTGCTCGGCATCTGCGACCGCATCTACGCGCTCTCCGCCGGCCGGATCACGGGACAGCTCCCGATCTCCGAGGCGACCCCCGAGAGCCTCATGACCTACATGACCAAGGAAAAGGAATAG
- the mmsB gene encoding multiple monosaccharide ABC transporter permease — translation MSSLSSVAGFLVSRLRQIGIFIALILIVVLFQILTDGTLLEPRNVTSIVVQNAYILILAIGMVMIIIAGHIDLSVGSVVALVGAVSGVFAVNWGWPWWASIIASLVIGGLIGAWQGFWVAYVGIPAFIVTLAGMLTFRGLAQIVLENRPITPFPDEYVAVGAGFLPDPTDRQAILEPITVALGVIAALFLVLSAVRERRARVKLNLEDEPFSWFITKLATIALLVLGITYLLASYNGTPIVLVILAVLVLVYTAVMGRSIFGRHIYARGGNLNAAQLSGINTKRVDFLLFVNMGFLAALAGIAFTARSNSALPGAGNGFELDAIAAVFIGGAAVTGGIGTVTGAMVGGLIMGVLNNGMSLLGLGTEYQQLIKGLVLLLAVAFDVFNKSRGSKSAT, via the coding sequence ATGTCCAGTCTCAGCAGTGTGGCGGGTTTCCTCGTCAGTCGCCTCAGGCAGATCGGCATCTTCATCGCGCTGATCCTGATCGTGGTGCTGTTCCAGATCCTCACCGACGGGACGCTCCTGGAGCCCCGCAACGTCACGAGCATCGTCGTCCAGAACGCGTACATCCTGATCCTCGCGATCGGCATGGTGATGATCATCATCGCCGGCCACATCGACCTGTCGGTCGGGTCCGTCGTCGCCCTCGTCGGCGCCGTCTCCGGCGTGTTCGCGGTGAACTGGGGCTGGCCCTGGTGGGCGTCCATCATCGCGAGCCTCGTCATCGGCGGCCTCATCGGCGCCTGGCAGGGCTTCTGGGTGGCGTACGTCGGGATCCCCGCGTTCATCGTGACCCTGGCCGGCATGCTCACCTTCCGCGGCCTCGCGCAGATCGTCCTGGAGAACCGCCCCATCACGCCGTTCCCGGACGAGTACGTGGCCGTCGGCGCGGGCTTCCTGCCGGACCCCACGGACCGGCAGGCCATCCTCGAGCCGATCACCGTGGCGCTCGGCGTCATCGCCGCCCTCTTCCTCGTCCTGTCCGCGGTGCGCGAGCGTCGCGCCCGGGTCAAGCTGAACCTCGAGGACGAGCCGTTCTCGTGGTTCATCACCAAGCTCGCGACCATCGCGCTGCTCGTGCTCGGCATCACGTACCTGCTCGCGAGCTACAACGGCACGCCGATCGTCCTCGTGATCCTCGCGGTCCTGGTGCTCGTCTACACCGCGGTGATGGGGCGCAGCATCTTCGGTCGCCACATCTACGCCCGAGGCGGCAACCTCAACGCGGCGCAGCTGTCCGGCATCAACACGAAGCGCGTGGACTTCCTGCTCTTCGTGAACATGGGCTTCCTGGCTGCACTCGCCGGCATCGCCTTCACCGCCCGCAGCAACTCGGCCCTCCCCGGCGCCGGCAACGGCTTCGAGCTCGACGCGATCGCCGCGGTGTTCATCGGCGGCGCGGCCGTCACGGGCGGCATCGGCACGGTCACCGGCGCGATGGTCGGTGGTCTGATCATGGGCGTGCTCAACAACGGCATGTCGCTGCTCGGCCTCGGCACGGAGTACCAGCAGCTCATCAAGGGCCTCGTGCTCCTGCTGGCCGTCGCGTTCGACGTGTTCAACAAGAGCCGCGGATCCAAGTCCGCGACCTGA
- the xylA gene encoding xylose isomerase has product MALTPTREDKFSFGLWTIGYTGADPFGGPTRSDLDVVEGVERISELGAYGLTFHDDDLFAFGSTDAERQKQIDRLKGALSDTGIEVPMVTTNLFSAPVFKDGGFTSNDRAVRRFAIRKVLRNIDLAAELGAKTFVMWGGREGAEYDSAKDVRGALERYREAVNLLGDYVTDKGYDIRFAIEPKPNEPRGDILLPTLGHALAFIETLERPELVGVNPEVGHEQMAGLNFTAGIMQALYQGKLFHIDLNGQRGIKYDQDLVFGHGDLQNAFSLVDLLENGGVGGGRSYDGPRHFDYKPSRTEDITGVWDSAAANMRMYLLLKERAQAFRADPEVQEALAAAKVAEIDTPTLNEGESYDDILADRSSYEDFAADEYFDGKGFGFVRLNQLALEHLMGARS; this is encoded by the coding sequence ATGGCGCTCACCCCCACCCGCGAGGACAAGTTCTCGTTCGGACTCTGGACCATCGGATACACCGGGGCCGACCCCTTCGGCGGCCCGACCCGCTCCGACCTCGACGTGGTCGAGGGCGTCGAGCGCATCTCGGAGCTGGGCGCCTACGGCCTCACCTTCCACGACGACGACCTGTTCGCGTTCGGATCCACCGACGCTGAGCGCCAGAAGCAGATCGACCGCCTCAAGGGCGCGCTCAGCGACACCGGCATCGAGGTGCCGATGGTCACCACGAACCTCTTCTCCGCGCCCGTCTTCAAGGACGGCGGCTTCACCTCCAACGACCGCGCCGTCCGCCGGTTCGCGATCCGGAAGGTCCTCCGCAACATCGACCTCGCCGCCGAGCTCGGCGCGAAGACCTTCGTCATGTGGGGCGGCCGCGAGGGCGCCGAGTACGACTCCGCCAAGGACGTCCGCGGCGCGCTCGAGCGCTACCGCGAGGCCGTCAACCTGCTCGGCGACTACGTCACCGACAAGGGCTACGACATCCGCTTCGCGATCGAGCCGAAGCCCAACGAGCCCCGCGGCGACATCCTGCTGCCGACGCTCGGCCACGCGCTCGCCTTCATCGAGACCCTCGAGCGCCCCGAGCTCGTCGGCGTGAACCCCGAGGTCGGCCACGAGCAGATGGCGGGCCTCAACTTCACCGCCGGCATCATGCAGGCGCTGTACCAGGGCAAGCTCTTCCACATCGACCTCAACGGCCAGCGCGGCATCAAGTACGACCAGGACCTCGTCTTCGGCCACGGCGACCTGCAGAACGCGTTCTCGCTCGTCGACCTGCTGGAGAACGGCGGCGTGGGCGGCGGCCGCTCGTACGACGGCCCCCGTCACTTCGACTACAAGCCCAGCCGCACCGAGGACATCACGGGCGTGTGGGACTCGGCCGCCGCGAACATGCGCATGTACCTGCTCCTCAAGGAGCGCGCGCAGGCGTTCCGCGCCGACCCCGAGGTCCAGGAGGCGCTCGCCGCCGCCAAGGTCGCCGAGATCGACACCCCGACGCTGAACGAGGGCGAGTCCTACGACGACATCCTCGCCGACCGCTCCTCCTACGAGGACTTCGCCGCCGACGAGTACTTCGACGGCAAGGGCTTCGGCTTCGTCCGCCTCAACCAGCTGGCGCTCGAGCACCTGATGGGCGCGCGCTCCTAG
- a CDS encoding GH1 family beta-glucosidase → MTDASPDARADDRGTGLDFPPGFLFGSATAAYQVEGAVAEGGRGPSIWDVFSRTPGKVLGGDTGDVADDHYHRLESDLDLMQELGLEAYRFSIAWPRIQPTGRGPANPEGLAFYGRLVDGLVARGITPIATLYHWDLPQALEDEGGWTNRDTAYAFADYARIMGEALGDRIGTWTTLNEPWCSAYLGYAAGVHAPGRTDAEDSFRAVHHLNLAHGLAVAALKEVVPADALFSITLNLHVIRGEGDTGAEAVRRVDGVGNRVFLDPLLHGEYPEDVLADTAGITDWSFVLPGDTELIRQPLDLLGVNYYNTSRVRMRDGASAAGGTSIHGDVAASPFPGTDDVDFLEQPGPYTAMGWNIEPQGLEDLLVSLHEEFPGLPLMVTENGAAFDDEVTVEGGVRAVHDPERIDYLTRHFAAAHRAMARGVDLRGYQVWSLLDNFEWAYGYSKRFGIVHVDYATQERTPKDSALWYARLIADRRIPAPEDRPERDVRPGA, encoded by the coding sequence ATGACCGACGCATCGCCCGACGCCCGCGCCGACGACCGGGGGACCGGCCTCGACTTCCCGCCCGGCTTCCTCTTCGGATCCGCCACCGCCGCCTACCAGGTCGAGGGCGCCGTCGCCGAGGGCGGGCGCGGTCCCTCCATCTGGGACGTCTTCAGCCGCACGCCCGGCAAGGTCCTCGGCGGCGACACGGGCGACGTGGCCGACGACCACTACCACCGGCTCGAGTCCGACCTCGACCTGATGCAGGAGCTGGGCCTCGAGGCGTACCGGTTCTCGATCGCGTGGCCGCGGATCCAGCCGACGGGCCGCGGCCCCGCGAACCCGGAGGGGCTCGCGTTCTACGGGCGGCTCGTGGACGGCCTCGTGGCGCGCGGGATCACGCCCATCGCGACGCTGTACCACTGGGACCTGCCGCAGGCGCTCGAGGACGAGGGCGGCTGGACGAACCGCGACACCGCGTACGCCTTCGCCGACTACGCGCGGATCATGGGCGAGGCCCTCGGCGACCGCATCGGCACCTGGACGACGCTCAACGAGCCGTGGTGCTCGGCGTACCTCGGCTACGCGGCGGGCGTGCACGCTCCCGGCCGCACGGACGCCGAGGACTCGTTCCGCGCGGTCCACCACCTCAACCTCGCGCACGGCCTGGCCGTGGCCGCGCTCAAGGAGGTCGTGCCGGCCGACGCGCTGTTCTCCATCACGCTGAACCTGCACGTGATCCGCGGGGAGGGCGACACGGGCGCCGAGGCCGTGCGCCGCGTCGACGGCGTGGGCAACCGCGTCTTCCTCGACCCGCTGCTGCACGGTGAGTACCCCGAGGACGTGCTCGCGGACACCGCCGGGATCACCGACTGGTCGTTCGTGCTGCCGGGCGACACGGAGCTCATCCGCCAGCCGCTCGACCTGCTCGGCGTCAACTACTACAACACCAGCCGGGTGCGCATGCGCGACGGCGCGTCCGCGGCGGGCGGCACGTCCATCCACGGCGACGTGGCCGCGTCGCCCTTCCCCGGCACCGACGACGTCGACTTCCTCGAGCAGCCGGGCCCCTACACGGCGATGGGCTGGAACATCGAGCCGCAGGGCCTCGAGGACCTGCTCGTGTCGCTGCACGAGGAGTTCCCGGGCCTGCCGCTCATGGTCACGGAGAACGGCGCCGCGTTCGACGACGAGGTCACGGTGGAGGGCGGCGTGCGCGCCGTGCACGACCCGGAGCGCATCGACTACCTCACCCGCCACTTCGCGGCCGCGCACCGCGCCATGGCCCGCGGCGTCGACCTCCGCGGCTACCAGGTGTGGTCGCTGCTCGACAACTTCGAGTGGGCGTACGGGTACTCCAAGCGGTTCGGGATCGTGCACGTCGACTACGCCACGCAGGAGCGGACGCCGAAGGACAGCGCGCTCTGGTACGCGCGGCTCATCGCCGACCGGCGGATCCCCGCGCCCGAGGACCGTCCCGAGCGCGACGTGCGCCCCGGGGCGTGA
- a CDS encoding GNAT family N-acetyltransferase — MSGPLPGTDERVELAAGVVMRPARITDAAALAEAYRANREHLRPFEPARTDAFFTSAGQRAQLAGRVAERAAGSGLPYLVVEGDRVIGRCDLFAVKRGAAQSASLGYWIDRERQGRGLATAAAAHAVRIARAAGLHRLEASTLVGNGGSEAVLTRAGFAAIGVAPAYLRIDGTWRDHTLWQRVVDGAR, encoded by the coding sequence GTGAGCGGGCCCCTGCCCGGCACGGACGAGCGCGTCGAGCTCGCCGCCGGCGTCGTGATGCGGCCGGCGCGGATCACCGACGCGGCCGCGCTCGCGGAGGCGTACCGCGCCAACCGGGAGCACCTCCGCCCCTTCGAGCCGGCGCGCACGGACGCGTTCTTCACGTCCGCCGGGCAGCGCGCGCAGCTCGCGGGGCGGGTCGCCGAGCGGGCGGCCGGATCCGGGCTGCCGTACCTCGTCGTCGAGGGCGACCGGGTCATCGGCCGCTGCGACCTGTTCGCGGTGAAGCGCGGCGCCGCGCAGAGCGCGAGCCTCGGCTACTGGATCGACCGCGAGCGGCAGGGCCGGGGGCTGGCGACGGCGGCGGCCGCGCACGCCGTCCGCATCGCGCGCGCGGCCGGGCTGCACCGGCTGGAGGCGTCGACGCTCGTCGGCAACGGGGGATCCGAGGCGGTGCTCACCCGCGCCGGCTTCGCGGCGATCGGGGTCGCCCCGGCGTACCTCCGGATCGACGGCACGTGGCGCGACCACACGCTGTGGCAGCGCGTGGTCGACGGGGCGCGCTGA
- a CDS encoding MarR family winged helix-turn-helix transcriptional regulator — translation MTDHDGALLDRDMGLLLAAASRAVISLYRPLLKPYHLTHPQYLVMLALHERDPRRAGDLSDAVQLTPGTLSPLFKRLELLGYITRQRDQADERRLLIALTERGRGILPDLLRVADTVHDEVVTRSGADSSAQARLRSMTDLLLDA, via the coding sequence ATGACGGACCACGACGGAGCGCTGCTCGACCGCGACATGGGACTGCTGCTCGCCGCCGCGTCCCGGGCAGTGATCTCCCTCTACCGGCCGTTGTTGAAGCCCTACCACCTCACGCATCCGCAGTACCTCGTCATGCTCGCCCTGCACGAGCGCGACCCGCGCCGCGCGGGCGACCTGAGCGACGCCGTGCAGCTCACGCCGGGCACGCTCTCGCCGCTGTTCAAGCGCCTCGAGCTCCTCGGCTACATCACGCGCCAGCGGGACCAGGCCGACGAGCGCCGCCTGCTCATCGCGCTCACCGAGCGCGGACGCGGGATCCTGCCCGACCTCCTGCGCGTCGCCGACACGGTGCACGACGAGGTCGTCACCCGCAGCGGCGCCGACTCGAGCGCCCAGGCGCGCCTGCGGAGCATGACGGACCTGCTGCTCGACGCCTGA
- a CDS encoding LysR substrate-binding domain-containing protein, translated as MTDARGTARDLDSAALAAVHALAVRGSITAAAASLGVSQPALSQTLRRLESRIGAPVTARAGRGVVLTEAGRVLARHAETVVHAIDAAADELDDLRGLRAGSVRLAAFPSASSTVVPRLLGGLASAHPGLSFGYLEAEPPEAVAAVRAREADVAVTFSYPDDPDDPAARALDGLEARPLWRETLWAVLPEDRALRHRGPLALRDLADDRWIAGCVRCRRHLVSACARSGFAPRTSFETDNAAAAVGMVHAGLGVALLPSLALASAPLPRGVVRRRVADVGERAVHVVTAPGGSGSAAVQAAVQALGRLRVGDWELRRA; from the coding sequence ATGACGGATGCACGGGGCACGGCCCGCGACCTCGACTCGGCCGCGCTCGCCGCCGTGCACGCCCTCGCCGTCCGCGGGTCGATCACCGCCGCCGCGGCCTCGCTCGGCGTGAGCCAGCCCGCCCTCTCGCAGACGCTCCGCCGCTTGGAATCCCGCATCGGCGCGCCCGTCACGGCGCGCGCGGGCCGCGGCGTGGTGCTCACCGAGGCCGGCCGCGTGCTCGCCCGGCACGCGGAGACGGTCGTGCACGCGATCGACGCGGCCGCCGACGAGCTCGACGACCTGCGCGGCCTCCGCGCGGGCTCCGTGCGGCTCGCGGCGTTCCCCTCCGCGTCGTCCACCGTCGTGCCGCGCCTCCTCGGCGGGCTCGCGTCCGCGCACCCGGGCCTGTCCTTCGGCTACCTGGAGGCCGAGCCGCCCGAGGCGGTGGCGGCCGTCCGTGCGCGCGAGGCCGACGTCGCGGTGACCTTCTCCTACCCGGACGACCCCGACGATCCCGCCGCCCGCGCCCTCGACGGCCTCGAGGCGCGGCCGCTCTGGCGGGAGACGCTGTGGGCGGTGCTCCCGGAGGACCGCGCGCTCCGCCACCGCGGCCCGCTCGCGCTGCGCGACCTCGCGGACGATCGGTGGATCGCGGGCTGCGTCCGCTGCCGCCGGCACCTGGTGAGCGCGTGCGCCCGCAGCGGCTTCGCGCCCCGCACGTCCTTCGAGACCGACAACGCGGCGGCGGCCGTCGGCATGGTGCACGCGGGGCTCGGCGTGGCGCTGCTCCCCTCCCTCGCGCTGGCCTCCGCGCCCCTCCCCCGCGGCGTCGTGCGGCGGAGGGTGGCCGACGTCGGCGAGCGCGCGGTGCACGTGGTCACCGCGCCCGGCGGATCCGGGTCGGCCGCCGTGCAGGCCGCCGTGCAGGCGCTCGGTCGGCTCCGCGTGGGCGACTGGGAGCTCCGCCGAGCGTGA